Proteins from a single region of Synchiropus splendidus isolate RoL2022-P1 chromosome 3, RoL_Sspl_1.0, whole genome shotgun sequence:
- the rnf32 gene encoding RING finger protein 32 isoform X2: MGLPSKNSTRNLVFTSVAFQDHINRTLFLPDLLLSDPLHRNKLKAPRTLRLRNEVMVKEHVELDPVGDREYVLDVTPPPLTLAQRVGLVPAPPERLSEDEWSQVKSRSVQERESEHPCAICKEAFHLQPQVLLSCSHVFHRACLQSFERFSRRKCCPMCRTEQYETRVIHDGARLYKHLCATRIQACWRGHAARKRFHEIRKTVCPKDKQLRRKFLEEKLQELNDCFVLNLHTDTDAFLSEIDQSLSSSRRIFQQLERKLSPELNEEDWARLQSQVMSRGVWECPICLTALCSLPETEADGSSHSQRRTALLSCSHLFHQHCLEALETFAGARRPSCPLCRSVYHRRLI, from the exons ATG GGTTTGCCGTCTAAAAACAGCACTCGCAATTTGGTTTTCACCTCAGTTGCCTTCCAAGACCACATCAACCGGACCCTCTTTCTTCCGGATCTGTTGCTCTCCGACCCGTTGCACAGAAACAAATTGAAAGCACCCCGAACTTTGCGATTGAGAAATGAAGTGATGGTGAAGGAACATGTGGAGCTGGATCCTGTGGGTGACAGAGAATATGTCCTGGATGTGACTCCACCACCTTTAACTCTGG CTCAGAGAGTGGGTTTGGTGCCCGCTCCTCCCGAGCGTCTGAGCGAGGATGAGTGGAGTCAGGTGAAGAGCCGATCGGTTCAGGAGCGTGAATCAGAACATCCTTGCGCAATATGCAAGGAGGCGTTTCATCTGCAGCCACAG GTGCTGCTGTCTTGTTCCCACGTGTTTCACCGAGCCTGTCTGCAGTCCTTTGAGAGGTTTTCAAGAAGAAAGTGCTGTCCCATGTGTCGAACAGAGCAATATGAAACAAGGGTGATCCATGACGGCGCACGTCTTTACAAACATCTGTGCGCAACCAG AATTCAAGCCTGCTGGCGAGGACACGCTGCCCGGAAGAGGTTCCATGAAATACGGAAAACTGTCTGCCCCAAAGACAAACAACTAAGGCGGAAATTCTTGGAAGAAAAG TTGCAGGAACTGAATGACTGCTTCGTCCTGAACCTTCACACTGACACGGATGCTTTCCTGAGTGAAATCGACCAATCGCTGTCATCCAGCCGGCGGATTttccagcagctggagagaAAGTTGAGTCCTGAACTGAATGAGGAGGACTGGGCGAGGCTACAGAGCCAG GTGATGAGCCGCGGCGTGTGGGAGTGTCCAATCTGCCTGACTGCTCTGTGCAGCCTCCCTGAAACAGAAGCCGATGGATCGAGCCACAGTCAGAGACGCACCGCTCTCCTGTCCTGCTCTCATCTCTTCCACCAGCACTGTTTAGAGGCTCTGGAAACCTTTGCTGGAGCCAGGAGACCCTCCTGCCCCCTCTGTAGGTCAGTCTACCATAGGAGACTCATCTAA
- the rnf32 gene encoding RING finger protein 32 isoform X1, giving the protein MATRKGLPSKNSTRNLVFTSVAFQDHINRTLFLPDLLLSDPLHRNKLKAPRTLRLRNEVMVKEHVELDPVGDREYVLDVTPPPLTLAQRVGLVPAPPERLSEDEWSQVKSRSVQERESEHPCAICKEAFHLQPQVLLSCSHVFHRACLQSFERFSRRKCCPMCRTEQYETRVIHDGARLYKHLCATRIQACWRGHAARKRFHEIRKTVCPKDKQLRRKFLEEKLQELNDCFVLNLHTDTDAFLSEIDQSLSSSRRIFQQLERKLSPELNEEDWARLQSQVMSRGVWECPICLTALCSLPETEADGSSHSQRRTALLSCSHLFHQHCLEALETFAGARRPSCPLCRSVYHRRLI; this is encoded by the exons ATGGCGACACGGAAG GGTTTGCCGTCTAAAAACAGCACTCGCAATTTGGTTTTCACCTCAGTTGCCTTCCAAGACCACATCAACCGGACCCTCTTTCTTCCGGATCTGTTGCTCTCCGACCCGTTGCACAGAAACAAATTGAAAGCACCCCGAACTTTGCGATTGAGAAATGAAGTGATGGTGAAGGAACATGTGGAGCTGGATCCTGTGGGTGACAGAGAATATGTCCTGGATGTGACTCCACCACCTTTAACTCTGG CTCAGAGAGTGGGTTTGGTGCCCGCTCCTCCCGAGCGTCTGAGCGAGGATGAGTGGAGTCAGGTGAAGAGCCGATCGGTTCAGGAGCGTGAATCAGAACATCCTTGCGCAATATGCAAGGAGGCGTTTCATCTGCAGCCACAG GTGCTGCTGTCTTGTTCCCACGTGTTTCACCGAGCCTGTCTGCAGTCCTTTGAGAGGTTTTCAAGAAGAAAGTGCTGTCCCATGTGTCGAACAGAGCAATATGAAACAAGGGTGATCCATGACGGCGCACGTCTTTACAAACATCTGTGCGCAACCAG AATTCAAGCCTGCTGGCGAGGACACGCTGCCCGGAAGAGGTTCCATGAAATACGGAAAACTGTCTGCCCCAAAGACAAACAACTAAGGCGGAAATTCTTGGAAGAAAAG TTGCAGGAACTGAATGACTGCTTCGTCCTGAACCTTCACACTGACACGGATGCTTTCCTGAGTGAAATCGACCAATCGCTGTCATCCAGCCGGCGGATTttccagcagctggagagaAAGTTGAGTCCTGAACTGAATGAGGAGGACTGGGCGAGGCTACAGAGCCAG GTGATGAGCCGCGGCGTGTGGGAGTGTCCAATCTGCCTGACTGCTCTGTGCAGCCTCCCTGAAACAGAAGCCGATGGATCGAGCCACAGTCAGAGACGCACCGCTCTCCTGTCCTGCTCTCATCTCTTCCACCAGCACTGTTTAGAGGCTCTGGAAACCTTTGCTGGAGCCAGGAGACCCTCCTGCCCCCTCTGTAGGTCAGTCTACCATAGGAGACTCATCTAA
- the rnf32 gene encoding RING finger protein 32 isoform X3 gives MVKEHVELDPVGDREYVLDVTPPPLTLAQRVGLVPAPPERLSEDEWSQVKSRSVQERESEHPCAICKEAFHLQPQVLLSCSHVFHRACLQSFERFSRRKCCPMCRTEQYETRVIHDGARLYKHLCATRIQACWRGHAARKRFHEIRKTVCPKDKQLRRKFLEEKLQELNDCFVLNLHTDTDAFLSEIDQSLSSSRRIFQQLERKLSPELNEEDWARLQSQVMSRGVWECPICLTALCSLPETEADGSSHSQRRTALLSCSHLFHQHCLEALETFAGARRPSCPLCRSVYHRRLI, from the exons ATGGTGAAGGAACATGTGGAGCTGGATCCTGTGGGTGACAGAGAATATGTCCTGGATGTGACTCCACCACCTTTAACTCTGG CTCAGAGAGTGGGTTTGGTGCCCGCTCCTCCCGAGCGTCTGAGCGAGGATGAGTGGAGTCAGGTGAAGAGCCGATCGGTTCAGGAGCGTGAATCAGAACATCCTTGCGCAATATGCAAGGAGGCGTTTCATCTGCAGCCACAG GTGCTGCTGTCTTGTTCCCACGTGTTTCACCGAGCCTGTCTGCAGTCCTTTGAGAGGTTTTCAAGAAGAAAGTGCTGTCCCATGTGTCGAACAGAGCAATATGAAACAAGGGTGATCCATGACGGCGCACGTCTTTACAAACATCTGTGCGCAACCAG AATTCAAGCCTGCTGGCGAGGACACGCTGCCCGGAAGAGGTTCCATGAAATACGGAAAACTGTCTGCCCCAAAGACAAACAACTAAGGCGGAAATTCTTGGAAGAAAAG TTGCAGGAACTGAATGACTGCTTCGTCCTGAACCTTCACACTGACACGGATGCTTTCCTGAGTGAAATCGACCAATCGCTGTCATCCAGCCGGCGGATTttccagcagctggagagaAAGTTGAGTCCTGAACTGAATGAGGAGGACTGGGCGAGGCTACAGAGCCAG GTGATGAGCCGCGGCGTGTGGGAGTGTCCAATCTGCCTGACTGCTCTGTGCAGCCTCCCTGAAACAGAAGCCGATGGATCGAGCCACAGTCAGAGACGCACCGCTCTCCTGTCCTGCTCTCATCTCTTCCACCAGCACTGTTTAGAGGCTCTGGAAACCTTTGCTGGAGCCAGGAGACCCTCCTGCCCCCTCTGTAGGTCAGTCTACCATAGGAGACTCATCTAA